In a single window of the Gemmatimonadota bacterium genome:
- a CDS encoding copper-translocating P-type ATPase, whose protein sequence is MSTSTQGTDFGVDTETRVFHVEGMTCSACSARVEKVLAQVPGVAAAHVNLALERATLTVAPGVEGNALSGPVAAAGYRLTAVQDDRHEPEADPGQSRRDRVAMIVAICVTIPFLLQMLAGLLRSWTGFDGHMPVYAEATLATVLQIGIGARYYRSAFHALRGGGANMDVLVALGTTSAYAYSAYLVYRLGAGAAGQLYFEASAIIITLVLIGKHIEGRARRSASRAIRELLAIRPVTARVRTADGSERDTPVHALQPGDVVICRPGDRVAADGVVLRGEAEVDEALITGESVPAPKHPADTVIAGSMNINGFLEIEARAVGSDSTLGRVIRLVESAQAAKPAIQRLVDRVSAVFVPAVVGLALITFAAWVLSGAGLEPALINAVSVLVIACPCALGLATPTAIVAGAGVAARAGILIRDIESLEQANGLTHVVFDKTGTLTEGRPAIASVTPLAERNESDLLRIAASLQQGSEHPLATAFLRTATDRDIALADVSGFRSVVAKGVRGEIEGASYLLGNRRLFDECCPGIEPPGTRDSGGSTLVWLASRSDAGCAFLARFELIDAMRPDAALAVDGLRKLGIEPLLVSGDAEAVVERIGRQAGIDSTYGAATPEEKERIVSRLSESGAKVCMVGDGINDAPALARASVGIAMGSGTDVAMETAAITLMRPDPTLVAGAIDVSRKTIRKIKQNLFWAFIYNVIGLPLAALGFLVPAFAAAMMACSSVSVVLNSLTLRSWRPGTR, encoded by the coding sequence ATGTCGACCTCCACCCAGGGAACGGATTTCGGCGTGGATACCGAAACCCGCGTATTCCACGTAGAGGGCATGACCTGCAGCGCTTGCTCGGCGCGGGTAGAGAAGGTCCTCGCCCAGGTCCCCGGTGTCGCTGCCGCCCACGTAAACCTCGCCCTCGAACGAGCGACGCTGACGGTTGCGCCCGGCGTGGAAGGCAACGCGTTGTCCGGCCCCGTGGCCGCCGCGGGGTACCGGCTGACCGCTGTTCAGGACGACCGCCACGAGCCCGAAGCGGACCCCGGACAGTCACGTCGGGACCGTGTCGCCATGATCGTCGCGATCTGCGTAACGATTCCTTTTCTGCTGCAGATGCTGGCCGGGCTGCTGCGGAGCTGGACCGGTTTCGACGGGCACATGCCGGTATACGCGGAAGCGACGCTCGCGACCGTGCTGCAGATCGGCATCGGCGCCCGTTACTACCGGAGCGCTTTCCACGCGCTGCGCGGCGGCGGCGCGAACATGGACGTCCTGGTGGCCCTGGGAACCACTTCGGCCTATGCGTACAGCGCCTACCTTGTTTACCGCCTGGGCGCCGGCGCGGCGGGCCAACTCTACTTCGAAGCCTCCGCAATCATCATTACCCTCGTACTCATCGGCAAGCATATCGAAGGCCGTGCGCGCCGCAGCGCGAGCCGGGCGATTCGGGAACTGCTGGCGATCCGGCCGGTTACCGCGCGGGTACGCACGGCGGACGGCTCGGAGCGGGATACGCCGGTACATGCCCTGCAGCCCGGGGACGTTGTCATCTGCCGTCCGGGCGACCGGGTGGCCGCGGACGGCGTCGTGCTCCGGGGCGAGGCCGAAGTCGACGAAGCGCTCATCACCGGTGAGAGTGTCCCGGCGCCTAAACACCCGGCCGACACCGTGATCGCCGGATCGATGAACATCAATGGCTTCCTGGAGATCGAGGCCCGGGCCGTAGGGAGCGATTCGACGCTGGGTCGTGTGATTCGCCTGGTCGAAAGCGCACAGGCTGCCAAGCCGGCCATCCAGCGTTTGGTGGATCGCGTAAGCGCCGTATTCGTACCGGCAGTCGTCGGCCTGGCCCTGATCACCTTCGCCGCGTGGGTCCTGTCGGGGGCCGGCCTTGAACCTGCGCTGATCAATGCCGTCTCCGTCCTCGTCATCGCCTGCCCCTGCGCGCTGGGCCTGGCGACGCCGACGGCCATCGTGGCCGGTGCGGGCGTGGCGGCCCGGGCGGGCATTCTGATCAGGGACATTGAATCCCTGGAGCAGGCCAACGGCTTGACGCACGTCGTTTTCGACAAGACGGGCACCCTGACCGAAGGCCGGCCCGCCATCGCATCCGTTACGCCCCTGGCCGAGCGGAACGAAAGCGATCTGCTTCGCATCGCCGCGTCGCTGCAGCAGGGAAGCGAGCATCCCCTGGCCACCGCGTTTCTGCGCACGGCCACGGATCGGGACATCGCCCTGGCCGATGTAAGTGGATTCAGGAGCGTGGTGGCGAAAGGGGTCCGGGGAGAAATCGAAGGCGCGAGCTACCTGCTGGGAAACCGGAGGCTCTTCGATGAGTGCTGTCCGGGCATCGAGCCGCCCGGTACGCGCGATAGCGGGGGTTCCACCCTGGTCTGGCTGGCATCCCGATCCGATGCCGGATGTGCATTCCTCGCACGATTCGAACTCATCGACGCGATGCGGCCCGATGCGGCCCTGGCGGTGGATGGACTCAGGAAGCTGGGGATCGAGCCCCTGCTGGTATCCGGCGACGCGGAGGCCGTCGTGGAGCGTATCGGACGGCAGGCCGGCATAGACTCGACCTACGGCGCCGCTACGCCGGAAGAAAAGGAGCGGATCGTGAGCCGCCTGTCGGAAAGCGGCGCCAAAGTATGCATGGTCGGAGACGGGATCAACGACGCGCCCGCTCTCGCCCGTGCGTCCGTGGGGATCGCCATGGGCTCCGGTACGGACGTGGCCATGGAAACGGCCGCGATCACGCTGATGAGACCCGATCCGACCCTGGTGGCCGGGGCGATCGACGTGAGCCGGAAGACGATTCGGAAAATCAAGCAGAATCTGTTCTGGGCGTTTATCTACAACGTGATCGGACTGCCCCTCGCGGCACTGGGTTTCCTCGTCCCGGCATTCGCCGCGGCGATGATGGCTTGCTCCAGCGTCAGCGTCGTTCTGAACTCGTTGACGCTCCGTTCCTGGCGTCCCGGAACCCGGTAG